A window of Pseudomonadota bacterium contains these coding sequences:
- a CDS encoding response regulator produces MTHRVLVFENDERYSAELRAELESLGASVDVANNGLDGIKQAEDARPDLILLAVELDGMNGFLVCKKIKKNSNLRSVPLIILSSEATEETFEQHKRLRTRAQDYVRKPISAQDLVARARQLVELGGPAASTGDGADADISPAAPADVRAAMEANRPMEDSSRQRRNAGGSGRDILELKQQLNGKNREILDLRAQLASRDKQILAEREKSLPLERELADGRDRVLQLEHEMQERREEISALNQDKHGLEENVRTIEGELAAANDQLERARQELDGAAEVLAGEQRRMAEAADREKEKLAAEQAAAAAEERAEALEALRAEMAAEAESQRNGLQARHDETVQELRAHHDIERGDLQRRHAETVKSLQEEHSRKASEVEQELNQVREELKAKKAEHDAVQRYADELRAHSESLQGKLGRDEELLERTRRAITIGLSLLEEQKGNKAESSSPAS; encoded by the coding sequence ATGACGCATCGCGTCCTTGTGTTCGAAAACGACGAGCGGTATTCCGCGGAGCTTCGAGCGGAGCTGGAGAGCTTGGGAGCCAGCGTCGACGTCGCCAACAACGGCCTGGATGGAATCAAGCAAGCCGAGGATGCCAGGCCCGACTTGATTCTGCTGGCGGTCGAGCTCGATGGCATGAATGGCTTCCTCGTATGCAAGAAGATCAAGAAGAATTCGAATCTCCGGTCGGTTCCTTTGATCATACTATCGAGCGAGGCTACCGAAGAGACCTTTGAGCAGCATAAGAGACTGAGAACGAGGGCTCAGGACTACGTTCGAAAACCGATCAGCGCCCAGGATCTGGTTGCGCGTGCGCGTCAGCTCGTGGAGCTTGGCGGGCCGGCCGCTTCGACAGGGGACGGGGCGGATGCGGACATATCGCCTGCCGCGCCTGCGGACGTGCGAGCAGCCATGGAAGCGAATCGACCAATGGAAGACTCGAGCCGACAGCGCAGAAACGCCGGCGGAAGCGGCAGGGATATCCTGGAACTCAAGCAGCAGCTCAACGGCAAGAACCGGGAGATCCTGGATCTGCGGGCTCAGCTTGCATCGCGGGACAAGCAGATCCTGGCGGAGCGCGAGAAGTCCCTTCCTCTCGAGCGAGAGCTCGCCGACGGACGCGACCGCGTGCTGCAGCTGGAACACGAAATGCAAGAGCGGCGGGAAGAGATCAGCGCGCTCAACCAGGACAAGCACGGTCTGGAGGAAAACGTCCGTACGATCGAGGGCGAGCTGGCTGCCGCCAACGACCAACTAGAGCGAGCCAGGCAGGAGCTTGACGGCGCGGCCGAGGTACTCGCCGGCGAGCAACGGCGGATGGCCGAAGCGGCCGATCGGGAAAAGGAGAAGCTGGCAGCCGAGCAGGCGGCCGCTGCCGCGGAAGAACGGGCCGAGGCGCTCGAAGCGCTGCGCGCGGAAATGGCAGCGGAAGCCGAAAGCCAGCGCAACGGGCTGCAGGCGAGGCACGACGAGACAGTGCAAGAGCTGCGAGCACATCACGATATCGAGCGCGGTGACCTGCAGCGCCGGCATGCTGAGACGGTCAAGAGCCTCCAGGAGGAGCACTCACGCAAGGCGAGCGAGGTGGAGCAGGAGCTCAACCAAGTGCGCGAAGAGCTCAAGGCCAAGAAAGCCGAGCACGATGCGGTTCAGCGCTACGCCGATGAGCTCCGGGCGCATTCCGAGAGCCTGCAGGGCAAGCTCGGCCGGGACGAGGAGCTGCTCGAGCGTACCCGGAGGGCGATCACGATCGGCTTGAGCCTGCTAGAGGAGCAAAAGGGCAACAAAGCCGAATCCAGCTCTCCCGCGTCGTGA
- a CDS encoding zf-HC2 domain-containing protein, whose amino-acid sequence MLRYIGAYVDGELDAGRSVEVEAHVEACSDCRRQLAVERILRKELSSRMAPPGAPELVRVRARTALRERWATASGPSEPWYEPVLPRWTWAAAAAVLLGASSVVGLGLSEPGRQLIDQMVQAEGRVPAKSAIVELPILHDVVNRHSHALPSDVEHAEQVEPWFRGKVPFQVRPVEFERFPVRMTGARLSHVRGRQAATLYYNVGGRRLTVVVFESPAEVTWGDKRVRLGKRELPYHEVRGYTVPIVQRSGLVYAITGDLDRRSLLQLAASARMR is encoded by the coding sequence ATGCTCAGGTATATCGGCGCATACGTTGATGGGGAGCTCGACGCCGGGCGGTCGGTGGAGGTCGAAGCGCATGTGGAGGCGTGCTCGGATTGCCGCCGTCAGCTCGCCGTGGAGCGGATCCTGCGTAAGGAGCTCAGTAGCCGGATGGCGCCTCCCGGGGCTCCGGAGCTTGTGCGCGTGCGGGCTCGCACGGCATTGCGTGAGCGGTGGGCAACCGCGAGTGGACCGTCCGAGCCCTGGTACGAGCCGGTCCTGCCGCGCTGGACGTGGGCGGCGGCTGCTGCCGTGCTGCTGGGAGCCAGCAGCGTGGTGGGCTTGGGGCTAAGCGAGCCGGGTAGGCAGCTTATCGATCAAATGGTGCAGGCCGAGGGCCGGGTGCCCGCCAAGAGCGCCATCGTCGAGCTGCCGATTCTGCATGATGTCGTCAACAGGCATTCGCATGCGCTGCCGAGCGACGTCGAGCACGCCGAACAGGTGGAGCCCTGGTTCCGCGGCAAGGTGCCCTTTCAGGTAAGGCCGGTCGAGTTCGAACGTTTCCCTGTTCGGATGACGGGGGCCCGCCTGAGTCATGTTCGAGGCCGTCAAGCTGCAACCCTGTACTACAATGTAGGTGGACGCAGGCTCACCGTGGTAGTGTTCGAGTCGCCTGCCGAGGTCACGTGGGGCGACAAGCGCGTGCGGCTTGGCAAGCGGGAGCTGCCGTACCACGAGGTGCGCGGTTACACCGTTCCGATAGTCCAGCGAAGCGGTCTGGTGTACGCGATTACGGGTGACCTCGACCGGCGCTCGTTGCTGCAGCTGGCCGCCTCCGCCCGAATGCGATAG
- a CDS encoding sigma-70 family RNA polymerase sigma factor, protein MSARQAEFEEAAFRHFDSMYAMALRLTRVPAEAEDLVQNALLRAWRFYDHFEPGSNLKAWLLKILMNGFINQYRRGARERSTREAHDPMLPGHTTISAEAMRGLLDPEGNALRPAVARELKNAVDSLPSDYRAVILLATVEELTYKEIADVLGCPIGTVMSRLHRARKLLQAHLQGYAEELGLVPAACAGQDRDRPDRSESSPPGEPASLDDYRRRRGHGS, encoded by the coding sequence ATGTCGGCTCGGCAGGCCGAGTTCGAGGAGGCCGCGTTCCGGCATTTTGACTCGATGTACGCGATGGCGCTCAGGCTCACCCGCGTGCCTGCGGAGGCCGAGGATTTGGTACAAAACGCGCTCCTGCGCGCTTGGCGGTTCTATGACCACTTCGAGCCGGGCAGCAATCTCAAGGCATGGCTGCTGAAGATCCTGATGAACGGTTTCATCAACCAGTACCGCCGGGGAGCGCGCGAGCGCTCGACACGAGAGGCGCACGACCCGATGCTGCCAGGACACACGACCATTAGCGCGGAGGCGATGCGGGGGCTGCTCGACCCGGAAGGCAACGCCTTGCGCCCTGCGGTGGCTCGCGAGCTGAAGAACGCGGTGGATAGCCTACCCAGCGATTATCGAGCCGTGATCCTGTTGGCTACGGTCGAGGAGCTCACCTACAAGGAGATCGCCGATGTCCTTGGCTGCCCCATCGGCACGGTAATGTCGCGGTTGCACCGGGCGCGCAAGCTTCTGCAGGCGCACCTGCAGGGCTACGCCGAGGAGCTTGGCTTGGTGCCAGCGGCTTGTGCAGGCCAGGACCGGGATCGCCCAGATCGTTCGGAGAGCTCCCCGCCGGGTGAACCCGCCTCGCTCGATGACTACCGCCGCCGCAGGGGGCACGGCTCATGA
- a CDS encoding twin-arginine translocase TatA/TatE family subunit, whose amino-acid sequence MPHLGTAELILILLLGLLLFGPTRLPRLGAAVGDAIRSLKRGVRTRDDIEIRPEDTPRRAGVEPDGDRG is encoded by the coding sequence ATGCCCCACCTTGGAACTGCCGAGCTGATACTCATCCTGTTGCTTGGGCTCCTGCTCTTTGGGCCCACGCGCTTGCCACGCCTGGGCGCCGCTGTGGGGGACGCCATCAGGAGCCTGAAGCGGGGCGTTCGGACTCGGGACGATATCGAGATTCGGCCGGAGGACACTCCACGTCGGGCCGGCGTGGAGCCCGATGGCGATCGAGGCTGA
- a CDS encoding sulfotransferase: protein MLGSHSRILTRPEPHVITPLAYLGFHDRVDAAPYDHINAAEAIRSFVDDLPNKERDYLEALRSYTDTLYGRILHGSSRDLFLDKTPAYALVLPFLTKLYPDASYVVLTRHPLAVMSSYANSFFGGDWRAANAYNPIVNRYIPAMARPLRERPVSLVHVSYEQLVADPTAQLERIFLYLGVDNEPGAVEYGKRFQTSKGMGDPIGVGQHERPVSSSLSKWVEELKADPHKRALAEQIVERLEPADLCEWGYTPRELLEPLSETSNGGSARLRPKTNSYVLQRRVLLALRKQVRKQPLGRLVRRVRYACDVLLRDSL, encoded by the coding sequence ATGCTGGGATCGCACTCGCGCATTCTCACGCGGCCCGAGCCCCATGTGATCACGCCGCTCGCCTACCTTGGCTTTCATGACCGGGTCGACGCGGCACCGTACGACCACATCAATGCCGCTGAGGCGATTCGTTCCTTTGTCGATGATCTTCCCAACAAGGAAAGGGACTACCTCGAAGCACTACGTAGCTATACCGACACGTTGTACGGGCGGATACTGCACGGCAGCAGCCGCGATCTGTTCTTGGACAAGACTCCAGCCTACGCGCTCGTGTTGCCTTTCCTTACAAAGCTCTATCCCGACGCCAGCTACGTCGTGTTGACACGCCACCCGCTGGCCGTCATGAGCTCCTACGCCAACAGCTTCTTCGGCGGGGACTGGCGAGCAGCGAACGCCTACAACCCGATTGTCAACCGCTACATCCCTGCCATGGCGCGGCCGCTGCGCGAGCGACCCGTTTCGCTCGTTCACGTCAGTTACGAACAGCTCGTCGCTGACCCCACAGCCCAGCTCGAGCGGATCTTCCTCTATCTGGGTGTCGACAACGAACCGGGCGCGGTCGAATACGGCAAGCGTTTCCAGACCAGCAAGGGCATGGGCGATCCCATTGGAGTCGGTCAGCACGAACGCCCGGTGTCGAGCTCGCTTTCCAAGTGGGTGGAGGAACTAAAGGCCGATCCACACAAGCGTGCGCTCGCCGAGCAAATCGTCGAACGCCTGGAGCCGGCAGATCTGTGTGAATGGGGCTACACCCCCAGGGAGCTGCTCGAGCCTCTGTCGGAAACCAGCAACGGCGGCTCGGCCCGCCTGCGCCCCAAGACCAACAGCTATGTATTGCAGCGTCGCGTCCTGCTCGCCCTGCGCAAACAAGTCCGCAAGCAGCCCCTTGGACGGCTCGTTCGACGGGTGCGCTACGCGTGCGACGTGCTGCTCCGCGACAGCTTGTGA
- a CDS encoding DEAD/DEAH box helicase, producing the protein MSDRAIQRLVGGNAFLRGRIYARRHAVSELKSNGKAAQCKILVRSDEPLQTRTHLGDRGEITSHCTCQAWRGPTGHCKHVAALLVALRDQERPPKAKEPPQQQRPRSVQQQASPGSSKRRRARRRRRGGGSAPEQGNGVKVSKVEVLSTRDLGLGGAQAKAEPRAGLEAWLPRGELAKPHTFEYRVLVRAASISVTPVLAGTRSAVPISDALGGFNAVPAAERPLLRALARHTSRGSPATAELRGEDAAEVMTMLRGRRALLEPASMELRFAEEPLLPKIELDLASSKAVRVRVVFELRSTRRRFPLSSGAWFEGTPGWYIDTTDGVARPVVESVTPAWLQRLYRSPALVHPLADLPRLLVEYVPRVAASLGTELPDLTSVADVADAQPRFQLRAGGDILEANARLHVTYRDLEFDVPATGFPPPLAFQPPRSGARPRVVRRDVGAEMSAIQALMDRGFRPGDSGEGLVASGKDAVRFWTEGIGTLPETWDRFIPDDLIDVTIRDQSVTPHVRVSSGVDWLSLDMTFLAGSVAVDEEELRQCLEKGRHLVKLSDGTYAPVKAEQVGEILARMAEIVATSGQRKKLPLSQTGRVQDLLRLVSDASVAAGVKQLFGKLEDLGQIEQVAKPRSLRASVRPYQKDGFSWLVFLHGLATGGILADDMGLGKTLQTLALLLWLKSKSKGKKAPSVSLVVAPTSVVPNWLCEIEKFAPSLRALVWHGPDRQDRADDVENLDVMITSYALLRRDEEFLLGIDFRYVILDEAQHIKNPLSATARAAKRLKSERRLALTGTPIENRLSEIWSIFDFVSPGLLGDLSRFEEKFARPIDRGDEQTAMRLRATIHPFVMRRTKQDVAKDLPAKIEQDMVVPLADAQSKLYSQILRQIRESLLSEVEKQGVAKSQIQILAALTRLRQVACDPRLLKIQGDWDDDESGKLAALREILQEAIPGGHRLLIFSQFVEMLKLIRVVMDNEGITYEYLDGSTKDRASRVERFNNDESVSAFLVSLKAGGTGLNLTGADTVVHFDPWWNPAVEDQATDRAHRIGQTRVVSVYRLIAKGTVEEKILQLGAKKRQLVSSVLVASDGGPMKGLTRADVEELFS; encoded by the coding sequence ATGTCGGATCGGGCGATCCAACGCCTGGTGGGCGGAAACGCGTTTCTGCGTGGACGCATCTACGCGCGACGACACGCGGTATCCGAGCTGAAGTCCAATGGCAAGGCTGCGCAATGCAAGATCCTCGTGCGCTCCGACGAGCCGCTGCAGACCAGGACCCATCTCGGCGACAGGGGTGAGATTACATCGCACTGCACCTGCCAGGCGTGGCGGGGACCGACCGGACACTGCAAGCATGTGGCCGCACTGCTGGTGGCACTTCGTGACCAGGAGCGACCTCCCAAGGCCAAGGAGCCACCGCAGCAACAGCGTCCGCGTTCGGTGCAGCAGCAGGCCAGTCCGGGGTCGAGCAAACGGCGTCGGGCGCGTCGCCGGCGTCGCGGTGGTGGCTCAGCGCCCGAGCAGGGCAACGGCGTAAAGGTTTCCAAAGTGGAGGTGCTGTCCACCAGGGATCTTGGTCTCGGGGGTGCGCAGGCGAAGGCCGAGCCTCGAGCCGGCCTCGAGGCGTGGCTGCCTCGCGGCGAGTTGGCCAAGCCACACACGTTCGAGTACCGCGTGTTGGTCCGCGCAGCGTCTATTTCCGTGACGCCGGTGCTCGCGGGGACGCGCTCCGCAGTGCCGATCAGCGACGCCCTCGGGGGTTTCAATGCCGTCCCCGCGGCCGAGCGGCCCCTGCTGCGAGCCCTTGCCCGTCACACCTCCAGGGGTTCTCCCGCCACGGCAGAGCTACGTGGCGAGGACGCCGCAGAGGTCATGACGATGCTGCGCGGTCGACGCGCTCTGCTGGAGCCTGCGTCGATGGAGCTGCGCTTCGCCGAGGAGCCGTTGCTGCCAAAGATCGAGCTGGACCTGGCTAGCAGCAAGGCGGTGAGGGTTCGCGTGGTCTTCGAGCTTCGCAGCACACGTCGCAGGTTCCCCCTGTCGAGCGGTGCATGGTTCGAGGGCACGCCCGGCTGGTACATCGACACCACCGACGGAGTTGCACGTCCCGTGGTCGAATCTGTCACACCCGCGTGGCTGCAGCGTCTCTACCGCTCCCCGGCCCTGGTTCATCCGCTGGCCGACTTGCCGCGTCTGCTGGTGGAATATGTTCCTCGCGTCGCAGCATCGCTCGGCACCGAGCTGCCCGATCTCACATCGGTTGCCGATGTCGCCGATGCTCAGCCGCGTTTCCAGTTGCGAGCGGGAGGCGACATCCTGGAGGCGAACGCGCGGCTCCACGTCACGTATCGGGACTTGGAGTTCGACGTTCCAGCCACGGGCTTCCCCCCGCCGCTGGCCTTTCAGCCGCCGCGCTCCGGGGCCCGACCGCGAGTCGTACGGCGCGATGTGGGAGCCGAGATGAGCGCGATCCAGGCGCTGATGGATCGGGGTTTTCGGCCCGGCGACAGCGGCGAAGGACTTGTCGCCAGTGGTAAGGACGCGGTTCGCTTCTGGACGGAGGGCATCGGTACCTTGCCCGAGACTTGGGATCGGTTCATCCCCGACGATCTCATTGACGTCACGATTCGCGATCAGTCCGTGACTCCGCACGTCAGGGTCTCCAGCGGCGTCGATTGGCTGAGTCTCGATATGACGTTTCTGGCGGGATCGGTGGCCGTCGACGAGGAGGAGTTGCGTCAGTGCCTTGAAAAGGGGCGCCATCTGGTCAAGCTCTCGGACGGCACGTACGCGCCCGTCAAGGCCGAGCAGGTAGGGGAGATCCTGGCTCGTATGGCCGAGATCGTGGCGACGAGCGGCCAGCGCAAGAAGCTGCCGCTGTCCCAAACGGGGCGGGTGCAGGACCTCTTGCGTCTGGTGTCCGATGCAAGCGTGGCTGCCGGCGTCAAGCAGCTCTTTGGGAAGCTCGAGGACCTGGGGCAGATCGAGCAGGTGGCCAAGCCGAGGTCGCTGCGAGCCTCGGTTCGTCCCTACCAGAAGGACGGGTTTTCGTGGTTGGTATTCCTACACGGGCTCGCGACCGGTGGCATCCTGGCCGACGACATGGGGCTGGGCAAGACGCTTCAGACGCTCGCACTGTTGCTGTGGCTCAAGTCCAAGTCCAAGGGCAAGAAGGCGCCGAGCGTGAGCCTGGTGGTTGCGCCCACGTCGGTGGTGCCGAACTGGCTGTGCGAGATCGAAAAGTTCGCGCCCTCGCTCAGAGCGCTTGTCTGGCACGGACCCGACCGCCAGGACCGGGCCGATGATGTGGAGAATCTCGACGTCATGATCACGAGCTATGCGCTGCTGCGTCGGGATGAAGAGTTTCTGTTGGGAATCGACTTTCGTTATGTGATTCTGGACGAAGCGCAGCATATCAAGAACCCCTTGAGCGCAACCGCACGAGCGGCCAAGAGACTGAAGAGTGAGCGTCGGTTGGCATTGACGGGGACACCGATCGAGAATCGTCTGAGTGAAATCTGGTCGATTTTCGACTTTGTATCGCCGGGACTGCTTGGGGATCTCAGTCGATTCGAGGAGAAGTTTGCACGTCCGATCGATCGCGGTGACGAGCAGACAGCCATGCGGCTTCGAGCGACGATCCATCCGTTCGTCATGCGACGAACCAAGCAAGATGTTGCAAAGGACCTACCGGCGAAGATAGAGCAGGATATGGTGGTCCCACTCGCGGATGCACAGTCCAAGCTCTACAGCCAGATTCTGCGCCAGATTCGCGAAAGCCTGCTCAGTGAAGTGGAGAAACAAGGCGTGGCCAAGTCGCAGATCCAGATCCTGGCTGCACTGACGCGACTCAGACAAGTTGCCTGCGATCCACGTCTGCTGAAGATCCAAGGCGATTGGGACGACGATGAAAGCGGCAAACTCGCCGCGCTGCGTGAGATCCTTCAGGAGGCAATCCCGGGTGGTCATCGCTTGCTCATCTTCAGTCAGTTCGTGGAGATGCTGAAGCTGATCCGCGTGGTCATGGACAACGAGGGCATTACCTACGAGTACTTGGACGGCTCCACCAAGGACCGAGCCAGTAGAGTCGAGCGCTTCAACAACGACGAGTCGGTTTCCGCCTTTCTGGTGTCGCTGAAGGCGGGCGGGACCGGGTTGAATCTGACGGGCGCCGACACCGTGGTGCACTTCGATCCCTGGTGGAACCCGGCGGTCGAGGATCAGGCCACCGACCGGGCACATCGCATTGGACAGACGCGTGTGGTCTCGGTGTATCGGCTGATCGCCAAGGGCACTGTCGAGGAGAAGATCCTGCAGCTTGGCGCCAAGAAGCGACAGCTGGTGTCCAGTGTGCTGGTCGCGTCCGACGGCGGCCCCATGAAGGGGTTGACTAGGGCGGACGTCGAAGAGCTCTTCAGCTAG